In Antechinus flavipes isolate AdamAnt ecotype Samford, QLD, Australia chromosome 3, AdamAnt_v2, whole genome shotgun sequence, a genomic segment contains:
- the CAP1 gene encoding adenylyl cyclase-associated protein 1: MADMQNLVERLEKAVGRLEAVSHSSGMHGGCGDSSPKGGVAPYVEAFDSLLAGPVAEYLKISREIGGDVQKHAEMVHTGLKIERSLLVTASQCQQPDGNKLSSLLAPISEQIQEVQNFREKNRGSKLFNHLSAVSESIPALGWVAMAPKPGPYVKEMNDAAMFYTNRVLKEFKDVDKKHVDWVKAYLNIWTELQTYIKEYHTTGLAWSKTGPPTKELSGASSGLSAGSAPPPPPPGPPPPPIPSSAGCDESASRSALFAQINQGEGITHALKHVSDDMKTHKNPALKSQSGPVRSGPKPFTAPKPAGGAAPKPVAKKEPPVLELEGKKWRVENQENVSNLVISDTELKQVAYIYKCASSTLHIKGKINSITLDNCKKLGLVFDDVVGIVEIINSKDIKVQVMGKVPTISINKTDGCHIYLSKNSLDCEIVSAKSSEMNVLIPTESGDFNEFPVPEQFKTLWNGQKLVTTVTEIAG, translated from the exons ATGGCTGATATGCAAAATCTGGTGGAAAGATTGGAGAAAGCAGTGGGCCGGCTGGAGGCGGTATCCCACTCCTCAGGCATGCATGGAGGGTGTGGAGACAGTTCTCCAAAAG GAGGAGTAGCCCCATATGTGGAAGCTTTTGACTCTCTGCTTGCTGGCCCAGTAGCGGAATATCTaaagatcagcagagaaattggGGGAGATGTTCAAAAACAT gCTGAGATGGTCCACACAGGTCTGAAGATTGAACGCTCTCTTTTGGTGACAGCCTCTCAGTGCCAGCAGCCAGACGGG AATAAGCTCTCGTCTTTGTTGGCACCTATCTCTGAGCAGATCCAGGAGGTACAGAACTTTCGGGAGAAGAACCGAGGCAGCAAATTATTCAATCATCTATCAGCTGTCAGCGAGAGTATCCCTGCTTTGGGTTGGGTGGCCATG GCTCCAAAGCCTGGCCCTTATGTGAAGGAAATGAATGATGCTGCCATGTTCTATACAAACCGGGTACTCAAGGAGTTCAAAGATGT agATAAGAAGCATGTGGACTGGGTAAAAGCTTACCTGAATATTTGGACTGAGTTGCAAACATACATTAAGGAGTACCACACCACTGGCCTAGCCTGGAGCAAAACG GGACCACCAACAAAGGAACTGAGTGGCGCGTCATCAGGCCTCTCAGCTGGATcagcccctcctccccccccacctgGCCCTCCCCCTCCACCCATCCCCTCCAGCGCTGGCTGTGATGAGTCTGCCTCTCGGTCTGCACTGTTTGCTCAGATTAATCAGGGAGAGGGCATCACACATG CTCTGAAGCACGTATCAGATGACATGAAGACTCATAAAAACCCGGCCTTAAAGAGCCAGAGCGGCCCCGTGCGTAGTGGCCCCAAGCCTTTTACAGCTCCCAAGCCTGCTGGTGGTGCCGCTCCCAAACCAGTCGCCAAAAAGGAGCCCCCAGTGCTGGAGCTAGAGGGCAAGAAATGGAGAGTG GAAAACCAGGAGAATGTTTCCAACCTAGTGATAAGTGACACGGAGCTGAAGCAAGTGGCTTACATATACAAGTGTGCGAGTTCTACGCTTCATATCAAGGGCAAAATCAATTCCATCACATTAG ATAATTGTAAGAAGCTTGGCTTGGTGTTTGATGACGTCGTGGGTATTGTGGAGATCATAAACAGCAAAGACATTAAAGTTCAG GTGATGGGTAAAGTGCCAACTATTTCCATCAATAAGACAGATGGCTGCCACATATACCTGAGCAAGAATTCTCTGGACTGTGAGATAGTCAGTGCCAAGTCTTCTGAGATGAATGTCCTCATTCCCACAGAAAGTGGTGACTTT AACGAGTTCCCTGTCCCTGAGCAGTTCAAGACGCTTTGGAATGGGCAGAAGTTGGTTACCACAGTGACCGAGATTGCTGGATAA